Proteins encoded within one genomic window of Longimicrobium sp.:
- the gntA gene encoding guanitoxin biosynthesis heme-dependent pre-guanitoxin N-hydroxylase GntA: MEKISPAASGRTYPSEERLGRLAERVREEFRAFVFDPGFSCLGARAALRHGGHRIGAFGPMGTPEATEQLARALAEFAPAAAEAEFSTFVAAFMGAAPEDETEFEALLWQQLQALHDADATRGWAPSVSDRPEDPRFSFSFAGMAFFVVGLHPASSRLARRFGWPTLVFNPRAQFERLREDGRYGGLRDQIRAREVALQGDLNPNLAEFGEASEARQYSGRAAGPEWRCPFHRHP, encoded by the coding sequence ATGGAAAAGATCTCCCCAGCGGCGTCGGGCCGTACGTATCCATCGGAAGAGCGCCTCGGGCGGCTAGCGGAGCGGGTGCGAGAAGAGTTCCGCGCCTTCGTCTTCGACCCCGGCTTCTCGTGTCTGGGCGCCCGCGCGGCGCTCCGTCACGGCGGCCACCGCATCGGCGCGTTCGGACCGATGGGCACGCCGGAGGCGACGGAACAGCTCGCGCGCGCCCTGGCGGAGTTCGCCCCCGCGGCGGCGGAAGCGGAGTTCTCGACCTTTGTGGCAGCCTTCATGGGGGCGGCACCCGAGGACGAGACCGAGTTCGAGGCGCTTTTGTGGCAGCAGCTCCAGGCGCTGCACGACGCGGACGCCACGCGCGGTTGGGCGCCGTCCGTCAGCGACCGGCCGGAGGACCCTCGTTTCTCCTTCTCGTTCGCCGGGATGGCGTTCTTTGTGGTGGGGCTGCATCCCGCGAGCTCGCGGCTGGCGCGGCGCTTCGGGTGGCCGACGCTGGTCTTCAACCCCCGCGCGCAGTTCGAGCGGCTCCGCGAGGACGGCCGCTACGGCGGGCTGCGCGACCAGATCCGCGCCCGCGAGGTTGCGCTCCAGGGCGACCTCAACCCCAACCTGGCCGAGTTCGGCGAGGCGTCCGAGGCGAGGCAGTACTCCGGGCGCGCCGCCGGACCCGAGTGGCGCTGCCCCTTCCACCGGCACCCATGA